The following are from one region of the Mesorhizobium sp. B4-1-4 genome:
- the trxB gene encoding thioredoxin-disulfide reductase has translation MTTKHAPVLIIGSGPAGYTAAVYAARAMLKPMLVAGLQQGGQLMITTDVENYPGFADPIQGPWLMEQMLKQAEHVGTDIINDIITEVDLNVRPFRAKGDSGTTYTADALIIATGAQAKWLGIPTEQDFMGFGVSACATCDGFFYRGKDVAVVGGGNSAVEEALYLSNLAKSVTVIHRRSDFRAERILRERLLQKDNVRVIWDTIVDEITGRPGKAPLPPSVEGLKLKHAVTGAETHLRVDGVFVAIGHAPAVELFVGKLKQKPNGYLWTAPNSTRTDVPGVFAAGDVTDDVYRQAVTAAGLGCMAALEAEKYLAGIEVHREAAE, from the coding sequence ATGACCACCAAGCACGCGCCCGTTCTCATCATCGGTTCCGGCCCGGCCGGCTATACGGCGGCGGTCTATGCCGCACGTGCAATGCTGAAGCCGATGCTGGTCGCCGGCCTGCAGCAGGGTGGCCAGCTGATGATCACCACCGATGTCGAGAACTATCCCGGCTTCGCCGACCCGATCCAGGGGCCGTGGCTGATGGAGCAGATGCTCAAGCAAGCCGAACATGTCGGCACCGACATCATCAACGACATCATCACGGAGGTCGATCTCAACGTGCGGCCGTTCCGCGCCAAGGGCGATTCCGGCACGACCTACACCGCTGACGCGCTGATTATCGCCACCGGCGCGCAAGCCAAGTGGCTGGGCATTCCGACCGAACAGGACTTCATGGGTTTCGGCGTCTCGGCCTGCGCCACCTGCGACGGCTTCTTCTATCGCGGCAAGGATGTCGCCGTGGTCGGCGGCGGCAATTCAGCGGTGGAAGAGGCGCTCTATCTGTCGAACCTCGCCAAGAGCGTGACGGTCATCCACAGGCGCTCGGACTTCCGCGCCGAGCGCATCCTGCGCGAGCGGCTGCTGCAGAAGGACAATGTCCGCGTCATCTGGGACACGATCGTCGACGAGATCACCGGGCGCCCCGGCAAGGCGCCGTTGCCGCCTTCCGTCGAAGGGCTCAAGCTCAAGCACGCGGTGACCGGTGCCGAAACGCACCTCAGGGTCGATGGCGTGTTCGTGGCGATCGGCCATGCGCCGGCGGTCGAGCTGTTCGTCGGCAAGCTGAAGCAGAAGCCGAACGGCTATCTGTGGACGGCGCCGAATTCGACCCGCACCGACGTGCCCGGCGTGTTCGCGGCGGGCGACGTGACCGACGATGTCTACCGCCAGGCGGTGACGGCGGCGGGCCTCGGCTGCATGGCCGCGCTGGAGGCGGAGAAGTATCTGGCGGGCATCGAGGTGCATCGCGAGGCGGCGGAATAG
- a CDS encoding Lrp/AsnC family transcriptional regulator produces the protein MPLKADLDAIDWKILRELQADGRMTNVELSNRVGISAPPCLRRVKRLEETGIIRGYRALLNAPALGLDVVAFCLVGLHHQADAELRTFAERTRGWPIVRDAWMVSGESDFLLHCVASDLGAFQTFVIEELTSTPNVDTVRTALTIRRVKDEGLVSFERS, from the coding sequence ATGCCCCTAAAAGCCGACCTCGACGCCATCGACTGGAAGATCCTGCGCGAGTTGCAGGCGGACGGGCGCATGACCAATGTCGAGCTCTCGAACCGGGTCGGCATTTCGGCGCCGCCCTGCCTGCGCCGGGTCAAGCGGCTGGAGGAAACCGGCATCATCCGCGGCTATCGCGCGCTGCTCAATGCCCCGGCGCTCGGCCTCGACGTCGTTGCCTTCTGCCTAGTCGGGCTGCACCATCAGGCCGATGCCGAGCTTCGTACCTTTGCCGAGCGCACGCGCGGCTGGCCGATCGTGCGCGATGCCTGGATGGTGTCGGGCGAATCCGATTTCCTGCTGCACTGCGTGGCAAGCGACCTCGGCGCCTTCCAGACCTTTGTCATCGAGGAACTGACCTCGACACCGAATGTCGACACGGTGCGCACCGCGCTCACCATCCGACGGGTCAAGGATGAAGGGCTGGTCTCGTTCGAGCGATCGTGA
- a CDS encoding glycosyltransferase family 2 protein: protein MTRFASPVSALIICMDEADMIGPCLESIDFCAEIIIVDSGSTDGTVECVQSYIAKGYPITLLHNDWPGFPRQRQFALDHANQPWCLSIDPDERVDDRLRQSIVAITQSTNGKIRGWYIRRRDWLKGYGYAHRWVLHNRLMRLFRREGAIMDLIARVHESFGVPGETGTIEDGFLLHRREISVEDDLARANAYSSLKAVTLVEKGKKPGLVRLVLSPLGNFLKFYLAKRYFLCGRHGFVYSMSVMIYSFATEAKLYEASERHDPV, encoded by the coding sequence ATGACTCGATTTGCAAGCCCGGTCTCGGCGCTTATCATCTGCATGGACGAGGCCGATATGATCGGCCCGTGCCTGGAAAGCATCGATTTCTGCGCCGAGATCATCATCGTCGATTCCGGTTCGACGGACGGCACCGTCGAATGCGTGCAAAGCTATATCGCCAAGGGCTACCCGATAACGCTGCTGCACAATGACTGGCCGGGTTTTCCCCGTCAGCGGCAATTCGCGCTCGATCATGCCAATCAGCCCTGGTGTCTTTCCATCGATCCTGACGAGCGCGTCGACGACCGGCTGCGGCAGTCGATCGTGGCCATCACGCAATCGACCAACGGCAAGATCCGCGGCTGGTACATCCGCCGCCGAGACTGGCTGAAGGGCTACGGCTATGCGCACCGATGGGTGCTGCACAACAGGCTGATGCGGCTTTTCCGCCGCGAAGGCGCCATCATGGATCTCATCGCGCGGGTGCATGAATCCTTCGGAGTGCCGGGCGAAACCGGCACGATCGAGGACGGTTTCCTGCTGCATCGCCGCGAAATATCGGTCGAGGACGATCTTGCCCGGGCCAACGCCTATTCCAGCCTGAAGGCCGTCACGCTGGTCGAGAAGGGCAAGAAGCCCGGCCTGGTGCGGCTGGTGCTGTCACCGCTTGGCAACTTCCTCAAATTCTACCTGGCCAAGCGCTACTTCCTGTGCGGCCGGCACGGTTTCGTCTACTCGATGTCGGTGATGATCTATTCCTTCGCCACCGAGGCCAAGCTCTACGAAGCCTCGGAACGCCACGATCCTGTGTAA